In one Anaerolineae bacterium genomic region, the following are encoded:
- a CDS encoding B12-binding domain-containing radical SAM protein, with the protein MRILFAIKQIDYEPQGILHLSSALKRAGHDVALTVAATEDPVRFAQEYRPHVLGYSVTTGSQSYYLDLNRRLRAQVDAFSVFGGPHPTFFPEMIEAEGVDGVCLGEGEEALVDLANALARGDDPTSIPNWWIKSADGRIHRNPVRPPTPDLDALPPPDRKLVFDKDPFIRKSRLKHFITGRGCPYNCAYCYNQAYHELYRGKGSVVRRRSVSNVLAELKWVRAGYPLEFVVFLDDTFIWPRPWLDEFCARYPEEIGLPFFCNVRPNLVDEDVARLLRDAGCVSVGMGLESGDDRLRNQVLRRNLTREQILEASRLLYSAGISIITTNMLGLPTGTLESDWATLELNVACRPGYANSFLYQPYPRTALGDFTREQGLMAGSLDDIASSAWDSTILSFDPATKRQLENLNHLFALAVEWPWAVPLIKRLIRLPRNPAYRLAYKLFKGYAIKKRIHPYHPSLAEFVETGRRFMRFD; encoded by the coding sequence TTGCGGATCCTGTTCGCCATCAAGCAGATAGACTACGAACCTCAGGGCATCCTGCACCTGAGTAGCGCCCTCAAGCGGGCCGGCCACGACGTGGCTCTGACGGTGGCCGCCACCGAGGACCCGGTCCGCTTCGCCCAGGAGTACCGTCCCCACGTGCTGGGCTACAGCGTCACCACTGGTTCCCAAAGCTACTACCTGGACCTGAATCGGCGCCTGCGGGCCCAGGTGGACGCCTTCTCCGTCTTCGGCGGTCCTCACCCCACCTTCTTTCCCGAGATGATCGAGGCGGAGGGCGTGGATGGCGTCTGCTTGGGTGAAGGAGAGGAAGCATTGGTGGACCTGGCCAACGCCCTGGCCCGCGGCGATGACCCTACCTCGATCCCCAACTGGTGGATCAAGTCCGCGGACGGCCGTATCCACCGGAACCCGGTGCGCCCGCCCACTCCGGATCTGGATGCCCTGCCGCCGCCCGACCGCAAGCTTGTCTTCGATAAGGATCCCTTCATCCGCAAGAGCCGACTGAAGCACTTCATCACCGGTCGGGGCTGCCCCTACAATTGCGCCTACTGCTACAACCAGGCCTACCACGAGCTGTATCGGGGCAAGGGGTCGGTGGTGCGTCGCCGGAGCGTGAGCAACGTCCTGGCCGAGCTCAAGTGGGTGAGGGCAGGCTACCCGCTCGAGTTCGTGGTCTTCCTGGACGACACTTTCATCTGGCCGCGGCCCTGGCTGGACGAGTTCTGCGCCCGCTACCCGGAGGAGATCGGGCTGCCCTTCTTCTGCAACGTCCGGCCCAACCTGGTAGACGAAGACGTGGCCCGTCTTCTCAGAGACGCCGGGTGCGTCAGCGTGGGCATGGGATTGGAGTCGGGCGACGATCGCCTGCGCAATCAGGTGCTCAGGCGGAACCTGACCCGAGAGCAGATCCTGGAGGCCAGCCGCCTGCTATACTCGGCCGGCATCAGCATCATCACCACCAACATGCTGGGCCTGCCCACGGGCACTCTGGAGTCGGATTGGGCCACGCTGGAGCTCAACGTGGCTTGTCGGCCCGGGTACGCCAATTCCTTCCTCTATCAGCCCTACCCCCGCACCGCTCTGGGGGACTTCACCCGCGAGCAGGGGCTGATGGCCGGCAGCCTGGACGACATCGCTTCCTCTGCCTGGGACAGCACCATCCTCAGCTTCGATCCGGCCACCAAGCGGCAGCTGGAGAACCTCAACCACCTGTTCGCCCTGGCGGTGGAGTGGCCCTGGGCGGTGCCGCTGATCAAGCGTCTCATCCGGCTGCCGCGCAACCCGGCCTACCGGCTGGCCTATAAGCTCTTCAAGGGCTACGCCATCAAGAAGCGCATCCACCCCTATCACCCCTCGCTGGCCGAGTTCGTGGAGACCGGGCGGCGCTTCATGCGCTTCGACTAG
- a CDS encoding nucleotidyltransferase domain-containing protein, producing the protein MKASESLVSRLRQGLPDILADEPVAAAYLYGSSVTGLTTPFSDVDVGLVVGREIDPLPRLKLMLRVQLALEDRCGIRNADVRVIDDAPIVFRGRVVTEGILVYSRDEEARVEFETTTRMRYFDYLPIHNELRDQFFRRIRERGLHG; encoded by the coding sequence ATGAAGGCATCGGAATCGTTGGTGTCCAGGCTCCGCCAGGGGCTGCCGGATATCCTGGCGGATGAGCCGGTGGCGGCAGCGTACCTGTACGGCTCCAGCGTCACCGGCCTGACGACGCCCTTCAGTGACGTGGACGTGGGATTGGTAGTTGGCCGCGAGATTGACCCCCTGCCGCGGCTGAAGCTGATGCTGAGGGTTCAGCTGGCGCTAGAGGACCGCTGCGGCATCCGGAACGCGGACGTGCGGGTGATAGACGATGCGCCGATAGTCTTCCGAGGACGAGTAGTGACCGAAGGGATTCTAGTCTACTCCAGAGACGAAGAAGCTCGCGTCGAGTTCGAGACTACCACCCGCATGCGATACTTCGACTACTTGCCCATACACAACGAGCTACGAGACCAGTTCTTCCGGCGCATTCGGGAGCGGGGGCTGCATGGTTGA
- a CDS encoding DUF86 domain-containing protein: MVDPEKLRGLIERLRQYTGYLREIVQQDEVAYLNDPRSVGSARYYLQVSVETCINIANHIIASEGLRSPHDYKDSFTVLNEAGVLPNDLTRRLRDLAGLRNLLVHVYWEVDDRMVYRGIRAELGDFDAFIGWIARLLQ, from the coding sequence ATGGTTGATCCAGAGAAGCTGCGCGGCCTCATTGAACGCCTTCGGCAGTACACGGGTTACCTGCGCGAGATCGTCCAGCAGGACGAGGTGGCCTATCTGAACGATCCTAGGTCGGTAGGCAGTGCCCGCTACTATCTCCAGGTTTCTGTCGAGACCTGCATCAACATAGCCAATCACATCATTGCCTCTGAGGGGCTCCGATCCCCGCACGACTACAAGGACAGCTTCACGGTTCTGAACGAGGCTGGGGTGCTGCCCAATGACCTTACGCGGCGCCTGCGGGACTTGGCCGGTCTGCGCAATCTACTCGTACACGTCTACTGGGAAGTGGACGACCGCATGGTCTACAGAGGCATCCGAGCCGAACTGGGCGACTTCGATGCCTTCATCGGCTGGATAGCTAGACTCCTCCAGTAG
- a CDS encoding AbrB/MazE/SpoVT family DNA-binding domain-containing protein, producing the protein MPKAYTLQENGQVTLPAEWREKHGLKKGDLITFIETEEGLLVQPREVVAMRLLDKIGQALKERGIELDELIEDGRDIREELIRERRADKDA; encoded by the coding sequence GTGCCCAAAGCTTATACCCTGCAAGAGAATGGCCAAGTGACTCTGCCTGCAGAATGGAGGGAGAAGCACGGGCTCAAGAAGGGCGACCTGATCACGTTCATTGAGACTGAGGAGGGTCTCCTGGTGCAGCCACGCGAGGTGGTGGCCATGCGCCTGCTTGACAAGATCGGTCAGGCCCTGAAAGAGAGGGGGATCGAGCTGGATGAGCTCATCGAGGACGGCCGCGACATCCGCGAGGAGCTAATCCGGGAGAGACGCGCCGACAAGGATGCTTAG
- a CDS encoding PIN domain-containing protein, whose translation MLRLFLDASAIFAAAYSPTGAARELFALALRGQVQLLVNRGVLAEVERNLSRKAPEALTHFQLLMELIEPEILPDPEPQVLREIMAFVVAKDAIVIAGAVSGKADYLVTFDRRHLIDPPGIQERAGLPIVLPEVALCAVRQEQAGEDGKRA comes from the coding sequence ATGCTTAGGCTCTTCCTCGACGCCAGCGCCATCTTCGCTGCTGCCTACTCCCCCACCGGCGCGGCTCGAGAGCTTTTCGCCCTGGCGCTGAGAGGACAGGTGCAGCTCCTGGTCAACCGCGGCGTGCTTGCTGAGGTGGAGCGCAACCTAAGCCGTAAGGCACCCGAGGCCTTGACTCACTTCCAGCTCCTGATGGAACTGATCGAGCCGGAGATCTTGCCCGATCCAGAGCCACAGGTGCTGAGGGAGATAATGGCCTTCGTCGTGGCGAAAGACGCCATCGTCATCGCCGGGGCAGTCTCGGGCAAGGCCGACTATCTCGTTACCTTCGACCGCAGACACCTCATCGACCCACCCGGAATTCAGGAGCGTGCCGGACTGCCCATCGTCCTCCCCGAGGTGGCTCTGTGCGCGGTGCGACAAGAGCAGGCAGGAGAGGATGGCAAGCGGGCGTGA